Proteins from one Megalops cyprinoides isolate fMegCyp1 chromosome 11, fMegCyp1.pri, whole genome shotgun sequence genomic window:
- the nit2 gene encoding omega-amidase NIT2 — MSMSVMAALAKAMSKFRLAVVQLHVTKVKADNLSRAQKLVKEAAGQGAKVVVLPECFNSPYGTNFFAEYAEKIPGPSTQVLSEAAKENAVYLVGGSIPEEDGGKLYNTCPVFGPDGTLLLKHRKIHLFDIDVPGKIRFQESETLSPGSNFSVFDTPFCKVGVGICYDMRFAELAQIYTKRGCQLLVYPGAFNMTTGPAHWELLQRGRAVDNQVYVATASPARDETASYVAWGHSTVVNPWGEVITKAGPEEAVVYADIDLQYLSEVRQQIPISSQRRTDLYSTSAAIEG, encoded by the exons ATGTCCATGAGTGTTATGGCTGCTTTAGCAAAGGCAATGTCGA AGTTCCGTCTGGCCGTCGTGCAACTCCATGTGACTAAGGTGAAGGCAGACAACTTGAGCAGAGCACAGAAACTGGTGAAGGAAGCAGCAGGTCAGGGGGCAAAGGTCGTGGTCCTGCCT GAATGCTTTAACTCCCCCTATGGGACTAACTTTTTTGCGGAATATGCTGAGAAGATCCCAGGGCCATCTACTCAAGTACTGTCGGAAGCTGCAAAGGAGAACGCCGTATACCTAGTGGGAG GATCCATCCCAGAGGAGGACGGGGGAAAGCTGTACAACACCTGCCCAGTCTTCGGCCCAGACGGCACCCTTCTGCTCAAACACAGAAAG ATCCATCTTTTTGACATTGATGTGCCTGGGAAAATCCGCTTCCAGGAGTCAGAGACACTCAGTCCAGGAAGCAACTTCTCTGTATTTGACACCC CCTTCTGTAAAGTAGGTGTTGGGATATGCTACGACATGCGCTTTGCTGAGCTggcacaaatatacacaaagaGAG GCTGTCAGCTGTTGGTTTATCCTGGAGCCTTCAACATGACCACTGGGCCAGCCCACTGGGAACTTCTGCAGAGGGGAAG GGCAGTTGACAACCAGGTGTATGTGGCTACAGCCTCCCCAGCTCGAGACGAAACGGCCTCTTACGTGGCCTGGGGCCACAGCACTGTTGTCAACCCTTG GGGGGAGGTGATAACGAAGGCTGGACCAGAGGAGGCTGTGGTGTATGCCGATATCG ACCTGCAGTACCTGTCAGAGGTGCGTCAGCAGATCCCCATCTCCTCCCAGCGCCGCACTGATCTGTACAGCACAAGTGCTGCAATCGAGGGCTAA